A stretch of Henckelia pumila isolate YLH828 chromosome 4, ASM3356847v2, whole genome shotgun sequence DNA encodes these proteins:
- the LOC140866949 gene encoding uncharacterized protein isoform X2 has product MATAPTKSQPLHNFSMPQLKWAQKTSSSNRRRDSPDQCPAVSKTPPRNDSDEQNGEEGKPWNLRPRKGVVKAVPFQKKEICAGDFGNFGDMRNDGVGNSVRVRGLIDGGQQGAVGMERKEKKTKLWISLSREEIEEDVYALTGSRPARRPRKWPKNVQKQLDNLFPGLYLVGVAADSYRIHDAPN; this is encoded by the exons ATGGCGACGGCGCCGACAAAATCACAGCCACTGCACAACTTCTCCATGCCGCAACTCAAATGGGCTCAGAAAACTTCGTCCTCCAACCGCCGCCGTGACTCCCCCGATCAGTGCCCCGCTGTTTCCAAGACACCGCCCCGGAACGACTCGGATGAGCAGAATGGGGAGGAGGGCAAGCCCTGGAACTTGCGGCCGCGGAAGGGAGTCGTGAAAGCGGTGCCTTTTCAGAAGAAAGAAATTTGTGCTGGGGACTTTGGTAATTTTGGTGATATGAGGAACGATGGGGTTGGTAACAGCGTGAGGGTGAGGGGTTTGATAGATGGAGGGCAGCAGGGTGCTGTGGGTATGGAGAGGAAGGAGAAGAAGACGAAGCTCTGGATTTCGCTGTCGAGGGAAGAAATCGAGGAGGATGTTTATGCTTTGACGGGGTCGAGGCCTGCCCGCAGGCCAAGAAAATGGCCTAAGAATGTTCAGAAACAGCTCGAc AATCTGTTCCCTGGACTGTATTTGGTGGGAGTTGCGGCGGACTCATACAGGATTCACGATGCTCCG AATTAG
- the LOC140866949 gene encoding uncharacterized protein isoform X1, producing MATAPTKSQPLHNFSMPQLKWAQKTSSSNRRRDSPDQCPAVSKTPPRNDSDEQNGEEGKPWNLRPRKGVVKAVPFQKKEICAGDFGNFGDMRNDGVGNSVRVRGLIDGGQQGAVGMERKEKKTKLWISLSREEIEEDVYALTGSRPARRPRKWPKNVQKQLDNLFPGLYLVGVAADSYRIHDAPK from the exons ATGGCGACGGCGCCGACAAAATCACAGCCACTGCACAACTTCTCCATGCCGCAACTCAAATGGGCTCAGAAAACTTCGTCCTCCAACCGCCGCCGTGACTCCCCCGATCAGTGCCCCGCTGTTTCCAAGACACCGCCCCGGAACGACTCGGATGAGCAGAATGGGGAGGAGGGCAAGCCCTGGAACTTGCGGCCGCGGAAGGGAGTCGTGAAAGCGGTGCCTTTTCAGAAGAAAGAAATTTGTGCTGGGGACTTTGGTAATTTTGGTGATATGAGGAACGATGGGGTTGGTAACAGCGTGAGGGTGAGGGGTTTGATAGATGGAGGGCAGCAGGGTGCTGTGGGTATGGAGAGGAAGGAGAAGAAGACGAAGCTCTGGATTTCGCTGTCGAGGGAAGAAATCGAGGAGGATGTTTATGCTTTGACGGGGTCGAGGCCTGCCCGCAGGCCAAGAAAATGGCCTAAGAATGTTCAGAAACAGCTCGAc AATCTGTTCCCTGGACTGTATTTGGTGGGAGTTGCGGCGGACTCATACAGGATTCACGATGCTCCG AAATAA